CCGGTAGCGCTTCTTTGAATCTTTGTTGTCGATCATCGGATCGTTGAAAGCGCTCAGGTGACCACTGGCTTTCCATACATCGGGGTGCATGAAGATGGCTGAATCCAGCCCCACGATGTTCTCATTCAGCTTCACCATGGCATCCCACCAGTATTGCTTGATGTTGTTTTTCAACTGGGCGCCGTTCTGCCCATAGTCGTAAGCCGCACTCAGTCCGTCGTATATTTCACTCGACTGGAATATAAAACCGTATTCCTTTGAGTGGGCAATGATTTTTTTGAAAAGGTCTTCCTGAGCCATATTCTTTCTGTTTAGTAGATTCTAATTATTTATATCTGATGGACTAAAGCACTAAACTTTAAACTCTAAACTCCAAACAAATTCAAATGACCCAAAAATTAAATTCCAAACAGGTCGTAGCTAAAGGTGTTTGGGTGATTTGAATTTGGAATTTTGATATTATTTGTTTTTTGCCTGCCAGCCGGCAGGCTGAGTGCTTGTTAATTGTATTTCATGTTTATTTTTTTGGTTATAAAGTTTTTTATGTACTTGGCTATTAGAAATATTCCAATAATTAGAACAATGAGAATATCCATTTTCAAAAGTATATAAAAATCAATTTTCTGCTTTACTCAATGTCTATATTTTCTTTGCCTTAACGAAATCTGCTGAATAGTAGAATTCTAAATGGTCCCGGAGGTTGTAACTGAACTGCATCACCTCACCATAGGCTCCGGCCGAATGGATCACCAGCACATCGCCCCGTTTCAACTCCGGCAATTCTACTGATTTTCCAAAGTAATCGGATGATTCACATATCGGACCCACCACATCGTATTTCCGGGTTGGCTTGTTGCTTGTCAGGGCTGTGATCTTGTGGTAGGCCTGATAAAGGGCAGGTCTTATCAATTCAGTCATGCCCGCATCCACCACTGCAAAATTGGTATTGACCCCTTCCTTAATGTAGAGGACAGAGGTGACCAAAGCTCCGCATTGGCCCACCAGAGATCTTCCCAGTTCAAAATGAAGCTTTTGGTGCGGCTGTATCTTGAGAAATTCCCGGAACACCCTGAAATAGGAATCAAAGTCAGGTATGGCAGCGTCCTGGGGATTTTCATAATTAAGACCCAGGCCGCCTCCAACATTGATATCGGTTAACTCAATGTGCTCTTTCCTGAAGAAATCCTGTATCTCATTCATTCTTAGACAAAGGCTTTTGAATACATCCAGGTCGGTAATCTGTGAGCCTATGTGTACGTGGATGCCTTTTAATCTTATATTATTCAGTTTTTTCAACAGTTCAACCACCTTTGGCAGATCCTTCCGGTTAATGCCGAATTTGTTTTCCTCAATGCCAGTGGTGATGTAATGATGCGTTTTGGCATCTATCTCCGGGTTGATCCGCAAGGCGACGTTGGCAGTGGTATTTTTCATGGCCGCCCGTTCGTTAATGACCTCGATCTCGGATATCGACTCGCAGTTGAAGAAACCAATATCATATTCGAGGCCCCGGTCGATCTCCCAATCGGCTTTACCCACGCCCGCAAATGCGATTTCTTCCGGTGGATAACCGGTTTGTAGCGCCCGCAGAATTTCATTCCCACTGACGCAATCTGCACCAAAACCATATTCGCGGATTTTCCTGAGTATGCGTGTGTTGGAATTGGCCTTCAGTGCGTAATGGACGTGATATCCGTATCGGTCTTTGATCTTTCGGACTTCCCCGAGTGTCCGTTCCAGCAGTTCCATGTCGTAGAAATAACATGGGGTTTTCAGTTGATCCAGATTATATTTGATGAGTTCTGTGTTCATTGTTTGAAAAGATTGTCGCTTAAAGCATTCAACGCCCGCAATTTATCTTTTGTGTTTACCAGCAGGGTGACGTTATACTGATTGCCACCGTAGGAGACCATCCTAACGGGGACATCTGCAAGGGCATCAAAAATTTTGTAGATGATGCCTTTTTCGTCTGCCATCAGGTTTCCTACAACGCAAATGATGCTCTGCTCGTGTTCAACCTCAACCGCACCGTACTTTTTCAGGTCGCTGACAATGTTATCCATGTGATCGAGCTTGTCAACAGTAACAGAAACCGCCACTTCCGATGTGGTGATCACATCTACGGGTGTTTGATATACTTCGAACACTTCGAATACTTTCCGGATAAACCCGTAGGCCAGGAGCATCCGGTTTGATTTGATCTTGATGGCCGCGATGCCATCCTTGGCAGCTACAGCTTTGATCTCTGCCTTGTCACTGCTGTTAGTGATCAGCGTACCATCATCTTTTGGATTCATGGTATTTTTCAGACGAACGGGTATTTCCTTCAGTTTACATGGAAGAACACTGGCGGGGTGCAGTACTTTGGCACCGAAATAGGCCAGCTCTGCCGCTTCATCAAAGGATAATGTCCGGATCACCTCTGTATTTTCCACATAACGGGGATCGTTGTTGTGAAAACCGTCTACATCGGTCCATATCTGTACTTCTTCGGCATCGATCGTGGAACCGATCAGGGAAGCCGTGTAATCGCTGCCGCCGCGCTTCAGATTGTCCACCTCGCCGAACGCATTGCGGCATATGTATCCCTGTGTAATGAAAAGATTATGATCGGGTTTCTCTGATAATTCCCTTTCCAGGTTTTCTCTTATATAAAATTCATCGGGTTCTTCATTTTTGTCAATTCTCATGAAGTTCAGAGCCGGCAAAAGAACAGAGTCAATGTTGTTTTCTTCCAGCATGTAATGGAAAAGGGTGGAGGTGATGAGCTCTCCCTGAGCCATTATGGATTTTTCCCGTGCAGAAGAAAAGGATTGGTAAAAGAACGAACGTATGTGGTTGAAATGTGACTGGATCATTTCCAGGGCCCTGTTTCGGTACTCCTCCGACTGAAAAAGTTTTCCTGCAAATCCTTTGTATGTGCGTTCCAGCTCTGCTGCGATCTCCCGGGCAGCATCCTTGTTATCTTTGGACAGATAGTTGGTGATATCCTCCAGCGAATCGGTTGTGCCTCCCATGGCTGACAGTACAACAATTTTGGGATAACCATCGTTGATGATGTCGGCCACCCTTTGCATCCGTTGCGGTGTACCCAGTGAAGTACCTCCAAACTTTAAGATTTTCATGTTGTTAGAGTATTAACCAAATAACTTTTATGATCGGCTTTTAGAATTTAAATTGTTGCAAAACTTTGCTAAAAAAACAAAATTTTTAGAAGTGATGACATAATTCCGGCGCTAAACTTCACTTTCCCGCTTCATCAGTGGGACAGGTTATTTGTTTATGAATAATCCAGGTTAACATGCAATTGATGATGATACATATTTATGCAAACTTTGTGCAAAAATATAAAATTTTGTGAATAATTCGGGTAGACTAGATTCAATCATTATCTTTGTAAAGAGATTCCAATTTGTTTTTAACCTATGGAAAAGCATTATGATTTTCTTGTACTTGGCAGTGGTATAGCAGGTTTAGCTTATGCCTTAAAGGTTGCCGGCAAAGGTAAGGTTGGATTGATCACCAAAACCCACCTTCAGGAAACCAATACCAAATACGCCCAGGGTGGAATTGCATCCGTGATTTATGAACCGGATGATTTTGAAAAGCATATACAGGACACCCTTGTTGCAGGCGATGGATTGTGCGATCGCGAAGTGGTCGAAATGGTTGTAAAAGAAGCTTCTTCGCAGATTGAAAAGCTAATTGAGTGGGGAGTGGAATTTGACCGCGGGGAAAACGGCCAATATGATCTGGGAAGAGAAGGAGGTCATTCCAATCCCCGGGTACTGCACCATAAGGACCATACCGGACAGGAGATAGAAAATAAGCTGGTTCAGCAGGTATGGCAGCATCCCGATATTGAAATAATGGAATATCATTTTGCCGTTGAACTGATTACTCAGCATCATCTGGGGAAGAAGGTTACCCGGGCGAATTCGGATATTGAATGCTATGGAGCTTATGTGATGGACCTGGAAACTTCCGAAGTAACCACCGTACTTTCCAAAGTAACAGTCGTCGCTACAGGAGGTGTCGGGAATTTATATGAAACAACCACCAATCCCAGTATTGCTACAGGCGACGGTATTGCTATGGTTTACCGTGCCAAAGGTATCATTGAAAATATGGAATTCGTACAGTTTCATCCCACAGCCCTTTATAATCCAGGTGAGCGTCCTGCTTATCTTATAACCGAGGCGCTCCGTGGCTATGGAGCTTTGTTGCGTACAACAGACGGCAAAGAATTCATGAAGCAATATGATAAAAGGGGATGCCTGGCTCCGAGGGATATTGTGGCAAGAGCTGTTGACAAAGAAATGAAGAAGCGCGGTGATGAGCACGTCTATCTTGACTGTACCCATCTTGACCCCGAAGGCTTGAAAAGCCATTTTCCGCACATCTATGAGAAATGTTTAAGTTTGAATATTGATATTACAAAAGATTATATTCCGGTAACACCTGCTGCGCATTATTCGTGCGGTGGGATCAAGGTGGATAAAAACGGAAGAAGCACCATAAACCGGCTTTATGCTATAGGGGAAAGCTCCTGCACCGGTCTTCATGGAGCTAATAGATTGGCATCCAATTCTTTGATGGAAGCTGTCGTTTATGCAGATCTGGCTGCGAAAGATACACTGAAACAATACGAATCATTGGGTTTTAAGGAAGGTATTCCCAACTGGGATTATTCAGGCACCACTTATCCTGAGGAGATGGTTATGATCACTCAGAATTTCAAAGAGGTACATCAGATTATGAGCAATTATGTGGGGATTGTTCGTTCAAACCTGCGTTTGGAACGGGCATTGAAACGACTTGAGATCATTTACCGGGAAACCGAAGCGCTCTATAAAAAGTCTGTTTTATCTGAAAGGTTGTGCGAATTGAGAAACCTCATTAATGTCGGTTACCTCATCATCAAGATGGCCCAAAATCTTAAGGAGAGCAGAGGGTTGCATTATACTTTGGATTATCCTAATTTGGACAAGCCAAAACCAAACAGGATACTTTGAAGGAATTTAATGTGTTTCCGTTTTGGCTTGTCCAAATTAGCAAGCAAAATTTATGAGGCAAAATTATATAAAGGTCATGATCTTTTTCAATTATTTTATCTTTGAAAAATGCCTCATAAATTTTGCCACAGTAGCTTACCGGGCAAGTTTTGCCAAAAAATGCAAGAATTTGACCGGTAAGGTACTAAAAAAGGATACATTTCTGAATATTGACATGCAATGAAAAAGGTTATTTCTAATTCAAATTAAATAAAAAAGTATGGCTTTTATGAAAAAAGTATTATTGAATGAACAGGATATACCGAAGCAATGGTATAATCTTGTTGCGGATCTTCCTTCTCCTATGGAACCTTATTTGGGCCCTGATGGAAATCCCGTAACACCCGATCAGTTACAAGCAGTATTTCCTGATAACATTATTGAACAGGAAGTGAGTACCCAACGATGGATCGATATTCCGGAAAAGGTATTGGAGTTGTTGCTGAGATGGCGACCTACACCGCTTCACCGTGCCATTCATCTGGAAAAAGCACTGGGTACTCCGGCAAAGATTTACTACAAAGACGAAAGTGTTTCTCCGCCCGGCAGCCATAAACCCAATACGGCGGTAGCTCAGGCATACTATAATAAAGAATTTGGCATCAAGCGTATTACTACAGAAACAGGTGCCGGACAGTGGGGGAGTGCACTTAGCTATGCAGGTGCTTTACTGGGTTTGGAGATCAAAGTGTTTATGGTACGGATCAGCTTCGACCAGAAACCCTACCGGAAAATCATGATGCGTACGTGGGGCGGAAACTGTGTTGCAAGTCCCAGTGAAGAAACGGAAACGGGCAGGAAAATGCTGGAGAAAGATCCGGATACTCCCGGGAGCCTTGGTATTGCCATTAGTGAAGCAGTAGAACAGGCTGTGGCCGACAAAACAGGACAAACAAGGTATTCCCTGGGAAGCGTATTGAATCACGTTATGCTCCATCAAACCATCATAGGGTTGGAAGCTCAGAAACAAATGAAGGAAGCAGGTGAAAAGAAAGTGGATACAATTATAGGCTGTGCCGGTGGAGGCAGCAATTTTGCAGGGATTGCCTTCCCATACGTAAGGGATAAGATTCATGGCGACCAGATAGACATCATCCCGGCAGAGCCTGCTTCATGCCCTACAATCACAAAATCTCCCTTCCTTTATGATCATGGGGATTCCGCCCAGATGACGCCCCTGTTGCCCATGTATACATTGGGGCATAATTTTGTCCCGCCGCCGATTCATGCCGGTGGCCTGAGGTATCATGGGATATCTCCTTTGGTCAGCCAGTGTATTGTGGAAGGGTTGATGGCCCCCCGGTCCATTCATCAGTTGGAAAGCTATGAGGCTGGTATGTTGTTTGCCCGTACCGAAGGCATTATACCTGCTCCCGAAACGACGCATGCCATTGCGGCTACCATCCAGGAGGCTAAAAAAGCTAAGGAAGAGGGCAAAGAAAAGACCATCCTGTTCAATTTTAGTGGACATGGATATATGGATCTCACCGGTTATGAAAAATACCTGGATGGCAAGCTGGAGGATTATGAACTGCCCAGGCAAGAAATCGATGATAATCTGGAAGCATTGAAGGGTTATCCCAAACCGGAGGAGAAGAAGACGGGGAAATGGTGAACAACTGGCTAGTAATTGAGTAATGAGTTAAGTGGAGAAAAGTAGTGAGTTTGGAGTAGTGAGTAATGAGTAGGGCAGTCCCATTTTCATATTGACTCACAACTCACTACTCATCACTCACTACTTTTTACTCACTACTCATTACTCACAACTCACTACTCACTACTCTCTACTCAGTCTTATGCTGTATACGTACCTGAAGTGGTTGAGCCTCCTTCTCCGGTCCAGTTGGTATGGAAGAATTCGCCCCTGGGCTTGTCCACTCGTTCATAGGTATGGGCCCCGAAATAATCGCGCTGGGCCTGAAGCAGGTTGGCAGGCAGCCGATCTGACCTATATCCGTCATAATAAGCCAGTGCCGATGTCATTGCCGGTATCGGTATGCCATTCTGTATGACCTCAGCCGTTACCTTTCTCCATCCATCCTGTCCGGCATCGATCTTTTCCTTGAAGAATTCGTCAAGCAGCAGATTGTTCAGTTGGGGATTTTTGTCGAATGCTTCTTTGATCTTTCCGAGGAAGATGGAGCGGATAATACAACCTCCCCGCCACATAAGAGCTATGGCGCCGTAATCCAGGTTCCAGTTGTGCTCTTCAGCAGCCGACCGCAGCAGGGTAAAGCCCTGAGCGTATGATATGAGTTTGGATGCATATAGTGCTTTTCTCAGATTTTCGATGAAGGCCTTCTTGTCGCCTTTAAATTTGGGTTTAGGACCTGTTAGGACCTTGGAAGCCTCTACTCTTGATTCTTTCAGCGCAGACAGGAATCGGGCGTAAACTGCTTCTCCGATCAGAGTGAGGGGTATACCCTGATTGAGTGATTCAACGGCTGTCCATTTTCCGGTACCTTTCTGTCCTGCGGTATCAAGAATCTTATCAATGAGGTGTTCACCGTTTTCATCCTTATACCCCAGTATATTACCGGTAATTTCAATGAGATAGCTGTTCAGCTCCCCTTCATTCCATTCTTTGAATACTTCGCTCATCTCATCATTGCTCATACCCAGATACATTTTCATTATCTGGTATGCTTCGCATATCATCTGCATGTCGCCATATTCGATACCATTGTGAACCATTTTAACAAAGTGGCCGGCTCCGTTTTCTCCTACCCATTCGCAGCACGGACTCCCGTCTTCCACTTTGGCAGCAATGCTCTGGAAGATGGGTTTAACATGTTCCCAGGCTTCATTGGTTCCGCCCGGCATGATGGACGGCCCTTTGAGGGCACCTTCTTCACCTCCGGAAACACCGGTACCGATGTAACGCAGTCCTTTGCTTTCCACATATTCGGTTCGTCTGATGGTGTCCGGGAAGTGAGAATTTCCGCCGTCAATAAGTATATCACCTTCATCCAGGAGCGGAACCAAAGTGTCTATCAGCTTATCGACAGGGTTGCCTGCTTTTACAAGCATCATGATTTTTCGTGGCCGCTTAAGCGACTGAATAAGTTCTTCCGGGGAACGGGTGCCGATGATGTTTTTGTCCTTGCCCCTTCCGTTTACAAAATTATCCACTTTCTCGACGGTACGGTTATACACTGCTACGGTGAATCCTTTGCTTTCCATGTTCAGAACAAGGTTTTCTCCCATTACCGCCAGACCAATTAATCCTATGTCTGCTTTTTGTTCCATAATGTTGTGTTTTTTGTTTGTTTATTGAATTATAATTATGCACCATTATTTACTTTTGCTATATCAGGAGCTATCCAGAATCCAGGCAAATGAAACCCGCATGCAGGAACCCTTACAACAAGAACATGATTAACATGCGGGTTCCATGGTGATGCAAGCGAAGTTTGTGAATTTGTCATATAAATCAATTTGAAATTCAATTTTTTAATAAACTGTTACACTAATGAAACCCGCATCCAGAAACCTTCACAACAAGGCAATGAATAAAGCATGGGGGTTCCATGGCGAATGAAACACAAAGCTCAAATTTTAAGTTTCTATTTAATTGATTTACAAACATATAATCAAACTTTATCCGAATGAAACCCGAGCGCTTGAAGCTTTTGCCATGTATGATCGGATAAATTAGAATTGGCAGACAGGGTATAGGCATTGAATTCCCTTCTGACCGGATAATTTCCCCGCTGTTTTTCGAATTCTTCCGGATTCCGCCGAAGCCGCTCATCGTCTTCCGAAACGTCATATGTTGCTTGTATGGCTTTATATACTGCCTCTCTCGGCCGGATGTCCTGATCTCTAAGCTGAATAACCGGATTTTGAGGAGGTTCAACGTTTCCGGGATACCAGTCATCGAGCCCGATCCCGAAAAACCGGCTTACAGCTCTTACACTCTGAGCCGTGCCATTGGCCTTGCCATCTCTTGAGTATCCTGCAATATGGGGCGTGCCCAATTTTACAAGATTCAATAGTTCCCTGTCAATTTCGGGTTCATTTTCCCATACATCCAGTATTGCTGTTTTAATTTGTCCGTTGTTTAACGCTTGCTTCAGGGCCGCGTTGTCCACCACTTCCCCCCTTGAAGTATTGATCAATACAGTGTCCGGATGAATCCGGTCAAGCACTTCGCGACCGGCCATATGATAGGTTTTGTCTCGACCTTCAGAAATCAGTGGTACATGGAAGGTAATAATATCGGCATTCTCCTGAATTTCCCGGAACGTACTCCACTGAGTTCCTCCTTCAGCTCTTTCCCTGGGCGGATCATTCAACAATACGTCCATACCCAGAATGCGGGCCAGTTTTTCTACTTTTGAACCCACATTGCCTACACCTACAATGCCTATAACGGGCTTTTCCGGGATTGAAGAAATCGAGGAACCGAGCGTGGCCAATACCGAGGCAATGTATTGCTGAACGGAGGAAGCGTTGCACCCCGGGGCATTGGTCCAGCTTATATTATTTTTCCTGCAGTATTCCTGGTCTATGTGGTCAAATCCGATGGTTGCCGTAGCAATGAATTTCACATGGCTCCCTTTCAGAAGTTCCTCGTCACATTTTGTACGGGTTCGGATGATTAAGGCATCGGCATCCCTGACATCCCCGTTGGAGATTTCGGGTCCCGCTTTATAAACTACCTCTGCATAAGGCTCCAATACGCCCTTCAGATAGGGTATCTTATTGTCAGCAACAATTTTCATATTATACATCCTGAAATTTTTCTTTCCATGCCCACAATCCAAGTCCCGGATTAGAAATATAGTAGACTTCCTCGCCGTCCTTCATTTGGTTATAGCCTTCCTTCATCCGGTCGGGTGGATATTTTTCAAGCATGGCATCCGGATCGGCATATTGAAAATTGACCGATTCAATTTCTTCCTTTGTCAGTTTTCCCGGGCAGTAGGTAATGGAAAACCTGTTTTCCGATGAACCGTGTATCAGATGAGCCGCTGCACTCAGGTTTTTGCCCAGATCCTCGTTGTTTTTTGTAAGTTCAAGAATCCGGGGTGTGCCAACATATCCATATTTCCTGATCAACCGGTCATTTTCATCATCTTCACCGAATTTTCTGACCCCCGGGGCCAGAACAATCAGTTCGCCGCCGTCAGCAAGAGCCATTCTTGTTCTGTAGATGCTTTTATTTCCCAGCCAGGTGCTTTCAAACTCTTCAGGATCCAGATATACCACTACCTTCTTTAAAGGATTTTCAAGCATGGTGAAGTTCACCTTCAGGGAAAGCTCTGCTGCTTTCTCAAAGCACTCCATATCATCTCCGATATACAGGCCCCGCGTCACCAAATCGCCCTGTTCATTCATTCCTATGATTGTTAATACATAGACAATGGGCAGATGATTCGCAAAATGTTCCGAAGCATAGTTCAATACTTTTCTTACAGGGGTGTTCGCTCTGCCCATCATTCTTTCCATACCATATGCTGCACCCAGAAAATGGCTCTTGTTAATGCCCTCTGCACCTCCTGTACCAACGAATATGTTTTTGTTGAAATTGGCCATACCGGCCACTTCGTGGGGTACCACCTGACCGATGGAAAGGAGCAGGTCATGGTTGCCTTCCGTCAGGCGCTTATTGACCTGGGCCGGCCAGGGATAAGCCACTTTGTTTTCGGATACTTCTTTTACAAATTCAGCGGGGACTTCCCCAAGGGTTACAATATCATTACGCCAGTCGTGCACACGGAAAAGATCCCGGGGCAGATCGCCGTACATTTTGTGTATCTGTTCTTCGGTCATTGGGGCATGGGTGCCTAATGCCGGCAGGATATCGGTGAGGCGATCACCAAAATATTGATAGGTAAACTGAGTGATCAGACCGGCTTTTGAGTGAAAACGAGTATAATCGGGAGGAATGGCCATTATTTTTTTTCTGGCCCCAAGTTGCTCAAAAGCAGCATATAATCCTTTTTGTATATCTTTACTACTGAGCGATGCTTTTTCCGAACCTTTAGCATAATAGATCATACTGCAATCCCCTTTTTTAGAACCTGTTATATGACTTTTTACAATCCGTGTACGTACACGGATTGTGTTATACAAAAATAGAAAAAAATACAAACAATGAGAAAGTTCAACCGGTAATTTTCGTTTGCTTACACGGTTGAGGCAGGATACCAGCGAAGTGGAAAAATTTTGAGGAGATCATTGTATCTATTGATTTATGGGTCATGTATGGCGTATAAAAAAAAGGCTGTTCATAATCATTTGAACAGCCTTTTTTTCTGAATAAATACGAGATATAATTCTATTCGTCCCGGTATTTACAACACATAGGCAACGAGGCATAGGCTTCATCAGAGGCTTTTGCTTTTTCGGTGTCATGGCCTGCCTTGGCAATGGCTTTGTGCACCTTCTTCACTTCCACCTGGTCTTCATGAAAACCCATTGTCAAGGTTTTTGATTCCATATTCCAGGTGGCCTTCTTAACTCCGTCAACTTCTTTGACTGCTTCCTCAATACGATCCTTGCACATACTGCATAGACCGTCTACTTCAAAGCTGGCTTCAGCCAAATTGCCTTGCACTTCGCAGGCTGCCTTGTCTTTTTGCGCATCCTGGGCTTGAGCCTGAAATGACCCTGCCATGGTGATGCCAAACATGAGTACGATACTTAAAATTACTGTTTTCATAATGGATAAAATTTAAATTTAACAATGTGGTCAATGGGTGTTCTCTTAAATGATTTATTTCAATGTCTTTGATTTAAGCCGCAAACTATTCATCACTACCGATACCGAACTGAATGACATGGCAGCCCCTGCCACCATGGGGTTCAACAGGAAACCGTTCACAGGATACAATACTCCTGCTGCAATGGGTATGGCAATAACATTATAGAAGAAAGCCCAGAAGAGGTTCTGCTTGATGGTTTTCAGTGTGGATTTTGACAATTCGATAGCAGAGCGTATCTTTTCCAGATCACCTTTAACCAGTGTGATCTGGGCACTTTCTATAGCCACGTCGGTACCTTTGCCCATGGCAATTCCAATATCCGCCTGGGCGAG
The Bacteroidales bacterium DNA segment above includes these coding regions:
- a CDS encoding TrpB-like pyridoxal phosphate-dependent enzyme, which translates into the protein MAFMKKVLLNEQDIPKQWYNLVADLPSPMEPYLGPDGNPVTPDQLQAVFPDNIIEQEVSTQRWIDIPEKVLELLLRWRPTPLHRAIHLEKALGTPAKIYYKDESVSPPGSHKPNTAVAQAYYNKEFGIKRITTETGAGQWGSALSYAGALLGLEIKVFMVRISFDQKPYRKIMMRTWGGNCVASPSEETETGRKMLEKDPDTPGSLGIAISEAVEQAVADKTGQTRYSLGSVLNHVMLHQTIIGLEAQKQMKEAGEKKVDTIIGCAGGGSNFAGIAFPYVRDKIHGDQIDIIPAEPASCPTITKSPFLYDHGDSAQMTPLLPMYTLGHNFVPPPIHAGGLRYHGISPLVSQCIVEGLMAPRSIHQLESYEAGMLFARTEGIIPAPETTHAIAATIQEAKKAKEEGKEKTILFNFSGHGYMDLTGYEKYLDGKLEDYELPRQEIDDNLEALKGYPKPEEKKTGKW
- the gnd gene encoding decarboxylating NADP(+)-dependent phosphogluconate dehydrogenase, which produces MEQKADIGLIGLAVMGENLVLNMESKGFTVAVYNRTVEKVDNFVNGRGKDKNIIGTRSPEELIQSLKRPRKIMMLVKAGNPVDKLIDTLVPLLDEGDILIDGGNSHFPDTIRRTEYVESKGLRYIGTGVSGGEEGALKGPSIMPGGTNEAWEHVKPIFQSIAAKVEDGSPCCEWVGENGAGHFVKMVHNGIEYGDMQMICEAYQIMKMYLGMSNDEMSEVFKEWNEGELNSYLIEITGNILGYKDENGEHLIDKILDTAGQKGTGKWTAVESLNQGIPLTLIGEAVYARFLSALKESRVEASKVLTGPKPKFKGDKKAFIENLRKALYASKLISYAQGFTLLRSAAEEHNWNLDYGAIALMWRGGCIIRSIFLGKIKEAFDKNPQLNNLLLDEFFKEKIDAGQDGWRKVTAEVIQNGIPIPAMTSALAYYDGYRSDRLPANLLQAQRDYFGAHTYERVDKPRGEFFHTNWTGEGGSTTSGTYTA
- a CDS encoding aspartate kinase; this encodes MKILKFGGTSLGTPQRMQRVADIINDGYPKIVVLSAMGGTTDSLEDITNYLSKDNKDAAREIAAELERTYKGFAGKLFQSEEYRNRALEMIQSHFNHIRSFFYQSFSSAREKSIMAQGELITSTLFHYMLEENNIDSVLLPALNFMRIDKNEEPDEFYIRENLERELSEKPDHNLFITQGYICRNAFGEVDNLKRGGSDYTASLIGSTIDAEEVQIWTDVDGFHNNDPRYVENTEVIRTLSFDEAAELAYFGAKVLHPASVLPCKLKEIPVRLKNTMNPKDDGTLITNSSDKAEIKAVAAKDGIAAIKIKSNRMLLAYGFIRKVFEVFEVYQTPVDVITTSEVAVSVTVDKLDHMDNIVSDLKKYGAVEVEHEQSIICVVGNLMADEKGIIYKIFDALADVPVRMVSYGGNQYNVTLLVNTKDKLRALNALSDNLFKQ
- the nadB gene encoding L-aspartate oxidase encodes the protein MEKHYDFLVLGSGIAGLAYALKVAGKGKVGLITKTHLQETNTKYAQGGIASVIYEPDDFEKHIQDTLVAGDGLCDREVVEMVVKEASSQIEKLIEWGVEFDRGENGQYDLGREGGHSNPRVLHHKDHTGQEIENKLVQQVWQHPDIEIMEYHFAVELITQHHLGKKVTRANSDIECYGAYVMDLETSEVTTVLSKVTVVATGGVGNLYETTTNPSIATGDGIAMVYRAKGIIENMEFVQFHPTALYNPGERPAYLITEALRGYGALLRTTDGKEFMKQYDKRGCLAPRDIVARAVDKEMKKRGDEHVYLDCTHLDPEGLKSHFPHIYEKCLSLNIDITKDYIPVTPAAHYSCGGIKVDKNGRSTINRLYAIGESSCTGLHGANRLASNSLMEAVVYADLAAKDTLKQYESLGFKEGIPNWDYSGTTYPEEMVMITQNFKEVHQIMSNYVGIVRSNLRLERALKRLEIIYRETEALYKKSVLSERLCELRNLINVGYLIIKMAQNLKESRGLHYTLDYPNLDKPKPNRIL
- the pdxB gene encoding 4-phosphoerythronate dehydrogenase PdxB, which translates into the protein MKIVADNKIPYLKGVLEPYAEVVYKAGPEISNGDVRDADALIIRTRTKCDEELLKGSHVKFIATATIGFDHIDQEYCRKNNISWTNAPGCNASSVQQYIASVLATLGSSISSIPEKPVIGIVGVGNVGSKVEKLARILGMDVLLNDPPRERAEGGTQWSTFREIQENADIITFHVPLISEGRDKTYHMAGREVLDRIHPDTVLINTSRGEVVDNAALKQALNNGQIKTAILDVWENEPEIDRELLNLVKLGTPHIAGYSRDGKANGTAQSVRAVSRFFGIGLDDWYPGNVEPPQNPVIQLRDQDIRPREAVYKAIQATYDVSEDDERLRRNPEEFEKQRGNYPVRREFNAYTLSANSNLSDHTWQKLQALGFHSDKV
- a CDS encoding heavy-metal-associated domain-containing protein is translated as MKTVILSIVLMFGITMAGSFQAQAQDAQKDKAACEVQGNLAEASFEVDGLCSMCKDRIEEAVKEVDGVKKATWNMESKTLTMGFHEDQVEVKKVHKAIAKAGHDTEKAKASDEAYASLPMCCKYRDE
- a CDS encoding DUF2088 domain-containing protein; the encoded protein is MIYYAKGSEKASLSSKDIQKGLYAAFEQLGARKKIMAIPPDYTRFHSKAGLITQFTYQYFGDRLTDILPALGTHAPMTEEQIHKMYGDLPRDLFRVHDWRNDIVTLGEVPAEFVKEVSENKVAYPWPAQVNKRLTEGNHDLLLSIGQVVPHEVAGMANFNKNIFVGTGGAEGINKSHFLGAAYGMERMMGRANTPVRKVLNYASEHFANHLPIVYVLTIIGMNEQGDLVTRGLYIGDDMECFEKAAELSLKVNFTMLENPLKKVVVYLDPEEFESTWLGNKSIYRTRMALADGGELIVLAPGVRKFGEDDENDRLIRKYGYVGTPRILELTKNNEDLGKNLSAAAHLIHGSSENRFSITYCPGKLTKEEIESVNFQYADPDAMLEKYPPDRMKEGYNQMKDGEEVYYISNPGLGLWAWKEKFQDV
- the lysA gene encoding diaminopimelate decarboxylase, producing the protein MNTELIKYNLDQLKTPCYFYDMELLERTLGEVRKIKDRYGYHVHYALKANSNTRILRKIREYGFGADCVSGNEILRALQTGYPPEEIAFAGVGKADWEIDRGLEYDIGFFNCESISEIEVINERAAMKNTTANVALRINPEIDAKTHHYITTGIEENKFGINRKDLPKVVELLKKLNNIRLKGIHVHIGSQITDLDVFKSLCLRMNEIQDFFRKEHIELTDINVGGGLGLNYENPQDAAIPDFDSYFRVFREFLKIQPHQKLHFELGRSLVGQCGALVTSVLYIKEGVNTNFAVVDAGMTELIRPALYQAYHKITALTSNKPTRKYDVVGPICESSDYFGKSVELPELKRGDVLVIHSAGAYGEVMQFSYNLRDHLEFYYSADFVKAKKI